The genomic interval GCAGGTGGGCTTCCTGGAGGTCGCGATCGACATCACCGCTGGCCAGCGTCCAGGCCAGGGGCAGGCTCTGGTGCACCTTGCCGCCCAGCAGTTGCCAGGCGGGTAGGCCCAGTGTGCGGGCTACCGCGTCGATCAGTGCCATCTCCACAGCGCTCTTGGCAAAAGCATTGCCCTTGCAGGCCTTGTCAATGCGCGCCAGGGCTCCTTCAAAGCCGCCCGCGTCCTGGCCGATGAGGGCCGGGGCCAGGTAGTTTTGAATGGCGTGCAGGATGCTCTCGGGCGACTCTTCGTTCCACGAGGGGCCGCCAATGGTGGCCGCCTCGCCAAAGCCGGTGGCGCCGTTTTTGAGCCACACCTGGACGATGACCGGGCTTTGGCGGCTGATGGAGCCGAACGAGAGTTTGTGCGGGCGGATCGTGGGGATGTCCAGGATCCGCGCCTGCATGCGTTCGACGGTGAAGCGGCTTTGCATCGCTGTGTGCCTTTGTGGGTATCTGGAGCCGGAAATCAGGGTGGGCCCGCCGGTGGGGGCTGTTGAGTAGCAAGGTTAGATTCAATCCCCATGACGTTCCAATGATTTATTTGCAACTTATCATTCGATGGCATCGAACGATCAAGGAGCATGCCGCCATGGAAATCCGTCAGCTTCGATACTTTCTGGACATCGCCGAAACCGAGCACCTCACGCAGTCGGCGCAGAACCTGTTTGTCACGCAGTCCACGCTGTCGCACGGCCTGCGGCAGCTGGAGGAAGAGCTGGGTGTGCAGCTGTTTGTGCGGTTGGGGCGGGGGCTCAGGCTGTCGCAGGCGGGGATGGAGTTTCGCGCCTACGCCTCGCGCGCCCTGCAGGAGGTCGAGGCCGGCCGCATGGCGCTGGCCGACCTCACGGGCCTGCGCTCCGGCACGCTCACGGTGGGCGTGATCCCCACGTTCCTCGATACGCTGGTGCCCTCGGCAGTGGCCGCCTTTCACCGCAAGTACCCGGGCGTGAACGTGGTGGTGCGCAACCTGCTTGCCGGCCCGGTGGAGGAGCAACTGGTGGCAGGCCAGATCGACGTGGGGATTTCCTTTCACCCCACCGAACGCCAGGAGATCGAAAACGAGCACCTGTTTTCCGAGCGCATGCAACTGGTGGTACAGCGGGGGCACCCGCTGGCCCGGCGGCGCAGCATGGCGCTGCAGGCCTTGTCCACTGTGCCCCTGGCCATGTTGCCGCGCGCATTTGCCACCCGCCGCCTGATCGACGACGCCTTGCGCGATGCCGGGGCGGTGCCCTCGGTGCGGGTGGAGATGGAGTCGGTCGAGGCGCTCATCGACGCCTGCCGGTGGGGCGACCTCGCCAGCATCGTGCCCGAGCGGGCCGCGCGGCGCGCCACCGATCTGCAGGTGATCGGCCTGCACTCGCAGCAGATCGTGCGGCAGGCCGGCATCTTGTGGCGCCGCGGGGCGTCGCGCAGCACGGCGGCGCTGGAGTTTGCCGCGCTGCTCAAGACCAAGGTCTGAGCGTCTGAGCGCTTGCCTGCTCTCAGAGCTGGCGGATGAAGCCGTGCACCAGCGCGGCAAATTCAGCCGGTTGCTCCACCGCGCTCAGGTGGGCTGCGGGCAGGCTTTGCAGCTGGGCACCGGCAATGCCCTGGGCGATGGCCTCGGACATGGCCAGTGGCGTGGCCTCGTCGCGCGACCCCGCAATCACCAGCGTGGGGCAGGTGATGCGGCGGTTGCCTGCGTCCAGCGAAATGGCGGCCACCGCGGCGCAGGCCTGCACGTAGGGGGCCGCTGCCGTGCCTACCAGCACGGCGCGCAGCGCGGCGACCAGCACACTGCCCTGCGCGTCTGCCCGGAACTCGGGCGTGAACCAGCGCTGCAGCGCGCCATCGGCGATGGCTTCCATGCCCTGGGCGCGCACCGTGTCGATGCGGGTCTGCCAGCCCGCGCGGGCCGCGTCGTCATAGTGGCTGGCAGAGTTGGCCACCGTGATGCTGCGCACCACATCGGGATGGCGGGCGGCCAGGGCCTGGGCGGCCATGCCGCCCATCGAAAGCCCCACAAAGTGCACCGGCCCCTGCGCCTGCTGGCGGATGAGCGCGGCTGCGTCGTCGGCCAGATCGTCCATGCTGAAGGGGCTGGTCAGGGCGGGTGAGCGGCCATGGCCGCGCGCGTCGTAGCGCAGCACGGTATAGCGGTTCTGCAGCGCGGCTGCCACGCCATCCCACATCTGCAGGTCGCAGCCCAGCGCGTGGCTCAGCACGATGACGGGGCCTTGGCCTTGCTGCACAAAGTGAAGGGATGACATGGCTCGGCCTTTCTGTTGGGGTGAAAAGGCCGGTATTGTGCCCACGCGGCGCAGCCGGGTGCTGCGAGGTGTCTTTGTGGCGCCGTGCGATCAGGCTGTGGGTGCGACGGGGCTCCACTGCCCCGGCGCCAGCCCCTGCAGCGAATACGGCCCCACGGCCGCGCGGATGAGCCGCAGTGTGGGGTGGCCCACGGCGGCCGTCGTGCGGCGCACCTGGCGGTTGCGGCCTTCGCGGATGACCAGCTCGATCCAGGCAGTGGGGATGGCCTTGCGTTCGCGGATAGGCGGGGTGCGTTCCCACACCGCAGGGGCGGGCTCCAGCAGCCGGGCACGGGCCGGCAGGGTGGGGCCGTCGTTCAGCACCACGCCGCTGCGCAGCGCCGCCAGCGCAGCTTCATCCGGGATGCCCTCCACCTGCACCCAGTAGGTTTTCTCCATCTTGAAGCGCGGGTCGGCGATGCGCGCCTGCAGCGGGCCGTCGCTGGTCAGCAGCAGCAGGCCCTCGCTGTCGGCATCCAGCCGCCCGGCCACATACACACCGGGCAGGTCGATATAGTCCTTCAGGCCCTGCCATTTGCCTTCGGCGGTGAACTGGCTGAGCACGCCGTAGGGCTTGTTGAAACGGATCAGGCGGGGCGTCATGAAAGCGGGCGTTGCGGTGGTCTGGCGAGCATAGCCGCAGCGTGCAGGGCGGCGTCTGACGGCGGGTTCAGCGTCTGGCTGAGCAGGCAGGCCATGCATTCATTATAAAATCGGCCTCCAGCGCAATACCAGCTTGCGCGGGCAGCTATATAAACAATAGCTTTTTCATCGGGGCAAGTGTTGCCTGATCCTCTCAACAAGGCCTCAAGGAGACACCGCCATGGTCACCATCGAACTCGACATTGCGCAGACCATCGGCATCGCCGCTGTCTTGCTGGTGGTGGGTGAAGCCATCAAAAAGCGCGTGGGCGTGCTGTCGCGCTATTTCATCCCGGGGCCCATCATTGGTGGGCTGGTGTTCTCGCTCATCGCGCTGTTCGGGCACCAGGCGGGGCTGTTTGCCTTCAGTTTTTACGACAACATGCGCGCGTTCCTGCTGCTGGTGTTTTTCACCACCATCGGCTTTTCAGCCAGTTTCGAGCTGCTCAAGAAAGGCGGCGTTGGCGTGGCGCTGTTTCTGGCAGCCGCTGTGGGCCTGGTGGTGCTGCAGAACCTGCTGGGCGCGGGGCTCGCCACGGTGCTGGGCGTTCACCCGCTGATCGGTGTGGCGGCGGGCTCGGTCTCGCTCACGGGCGGCCATGGCACGTCGGCCGCCTTCGGGCCGCTGATGGAGCAGGCGGGGGCGGCAGGCGCGTTGCCAGCGGCCATTGCCGCTGCCACCTATGGGCTGGTGGCCGGCTGCGTGATTGGCGGCCCGCTGGGCACCCTGCTGATGCGTCGCCACGGGCTGTATGCGCCGGGGGTGGACGGTGTAAAACAGACCGCCGTGGGCACCGGCGCCCTCGCCGCGCCGATGCCCAGCACGGCGCCCCTTGCCCGGGCGGGCAGCAACGACACGGTGATGTACGCCAGCATCCTGATTGCCGTGTCGATTGGCGCGGGCACGGTGCTGGTCAACTGGCTCAAGGGGCTGGGCATCACGCTGCCGTCGTACCTGGGGCCCATGCTGGTGGCGGCGCTGGTGCGCAACATCATCGACTGGCGCAACGGCGCGCTGCCCCTGCGCCAGTTCGAGGTGGTGGGCAATGTGTCGCTGGCGTTCTTTCTGGCAATGGCGCTGATGTCGATGAAGCTGTGGGAGCTGGCCGAGGTGGCCGGGCCGCTGCTGGTCATCCTGGTGGCGCAGACGGTGCTGATGTTCGGGTTCGCGTATTTCGTGACCTTCCGCCTCATGGGGCGCGACTATGACGCGGCCGTCATCGCTGCGGGCCACTGCGGCTTTGGCATGGGCGCCACGCCCAACGCCATGGCCAACATGCAGGCCTTCACCGCCGTCAATGGCCCGTCGGTAAAGGCGTTTTTCGTGATCCCGCTGGTGGGTTCGCTGTTCATCGACTTCTTCAACGCCGTGACCATCACCGGGTTCGTCAACTACCTGAAGTAACGCGCCGACGCTTGGCAAGGCTCACCGCGTTGCGATGGCGCAGTGCGGTGCTTCAAACCGAGAGCCGGAATAGTGCGCGGCGCCAGCGAGTGACGCCGAGCAAGGCCCGCCCCGCAGTGAGGGCGTCGTCCCCCTTGGGGGAAGACGCGCAGCGGCTCAGGGGGTTACAAGAACAATGCCGGGTCCACCATGGTGCGGTTGAGCATCACCCCCCAGTGCAGGTGCGGGCCGGTCACGCGGCCGGTGGCGCCCACCTTGCAGAAGGCGTCGCCCGCCTGCAGCACATCGCCCACGCCCACATCCATGCTGCTCAGGTGGCAATACATGCTCAGCAAGCCCTGGCCGTGGTCCAGCCACACCGTGCCGCCGTTGAAGAAATAGTCGCCCACATCAATCACCTTGCCCGGCAGCGGTGCCACGATGGGCGTGCCCGTGGCGGCGGCAATGTCCATGCCGCTGTGCGGATTGCGCGGCTGGCCGTTGAACACGCGGCGCAGCCCGAACGAGCTGGAGCGCCGCCCCGGCACCGGCACACGCATGCGCAGCGATGGCAGGGCCACACCGGCGGGCTGCTCGGTAAATGTGGCCATCACCACCGCCTGGTGGTCGCGCTCGCGCTCGAAGCGGGCCTGGTCTTCGGCAGACAGATCCACCGTGCGGGGTGATACCTTGAGGTGCTGCTCCTGGTACCGCTTGGCTGCCACGGTGTAAGGCAACTCCTGCCGCGTGCCGCCGCTGGCCTGCCCCACCGTGATGTGCGCTGTGCCGGGCACTGCCGCCAGCGGTATGCCCACCACGGCGGTCCACTCGATCATGTCGCCCGTTACCAGCAGCGGCACGTCCGCACCGCCCTGGCGCACATGCGCTGCAGGCCGTGTGGGTGCGGGGCCCAGCGACAGCCGGGCAACGCCGCCCGGCACGGCCAGCGGCTGTGGCCACACGCTGGCGCCCGCGGGCGGTGGGGTGCCGTCGCGAGCGTGTGACGACGGCAGCACCAGCAGGGCGGCTGCGCCCAGCACGGCGGTGCGGCGACTGATGGCGGTGGCGGTGGCGGGGGTGGCGGTGACGCTGGTGGGAGTAGGCGATATAGCAGGCATGAAGGCGAAGTCGTGGAAGTGGCAAAGGCTTGCAGCGCAGGCCCCGCGCCATTGTGCGACGCCCTTGGGCTGGCGGGCCCGCCGGGCACGTGCTGGCGGCGTTTGCCTACATTGCGTTACGCACTGGCCGACCACAATCTCGCCATGAAAAAAGCAGCAGGTCGCCCCCGCTCCACCATGCTCACCATCCTATTGACCGCCTTGGCCACGGGCGCGCTGGTGCTTCTGGCGTTGAACTTCACCGCAGGTGAAAAAAAGGTGCAGCAGCAGCTGCCCCGCCTGTACAGCACGGCCAGCCCGCAGTTTGAACGCGCGCTGGGCAGCCTGCTGGGGCCGGGCATCGTGGGCGGCAACCAGGTGACCGAGCTGCTCAACGGCGACCAGATCTTCCCGCCCATGCTGGCCGCGATCAAGGCGGCCCAGAAAAGCGTCACCTTCGAAACCTATATCTACTGGTCGGGCGACATCGGCAAGGCCTTTGCCGATGCCCTGAGCGAACGCGCCCGCGCGGGTGTGCCTGTGCATGTGCTGCTCGATTGGGTGGGCAGCTCCAAGATGGAGGAAAGCTACCTCACCGAGATGCGCGAAGCGGGCGTGCAGATCGAAAAATTCCACAAACCGCACTGGTACAACCTGGCCCGCATGAACAACCGCACCCACCGCAAGCTGCTGGTGGTGGACGGGCAGGTGGGCTTTACCGGTGGCGTGGGCATCGCGCCCGAATGGACGGGCAACGCCACCGACCCCAAGCACTGGCGCGACTCGCACTACCTGGTGCGCGGCCCCGCCGTGGCGCAGATGCAGGCCACGTTTCTGGACAACTGGCTCAAGGTGACCGGCAAGGTGCTGCACGGCGAGGCCTACTTTCCCGCCATTGCGCCGGCGGGCACGCAAAGGGCACAGATGTTCTCCAGCTCGCCATCGAGCGGCAGCGAGAGCATGCAGCTCATGTACCACCTGGCCATCACGGCGGCCGAGCGCAGCATCGACCTGTCGGTGGCGTACTTTGTGCCCGATGAGCTCACGCTCAAGCTGCTGATGGATGCGCTGGCGCGCGGCGTGCGCGTGCGCATGGTCACGCCCGGCGAGCACACCGACACCGAAACCGTCAAGGCCGCATCGCGTGCCACCTGGGGCGGCCTGCTGCAGGCCGGCGCCGAGATCTACGAGTTTGAACCCACCATGTACCACTGCAAGGTCATGATCGTGGACCAACTCCTGGTGTCGGTGGGCTCCACCAACTTTGACAACCGATCGTTCCGGCTGAACGACGAGGCCAACCTCAACGTCTATGACGCGGCGTTTGCCCAGCGGCAGACCGCCGTATTTGAAGACGACATACAGCGCTCGCGCCGCATGACGTATGAGGCCTGGCTGAACCGCCCCCTGCGCGAGAAGGCGCACGAGAAGCTGACCGGCTGGCTGCGGTCGCAGCTTTGATGACGGAACGGGCCCGCAGCGTGCTTATTGCGTGACGAATTCGTAGGTCACGGCCTCGCTTTCCACCATGTCCAGAATGTCGTCCAGCACATCTTCGTCGTCGGTGCTGCTCCACATGTCTTCCGGGTCGGTGGCGAACAGCGGCTCAATCGCAATGTCCATGAACTTGCCGTCGGGCAGTTTGATGACCGGCGTGCCCTCGGAGGTATCGGCCAGCTCCCAGTCGTCGGGCACGGTCATTTCCAGCTGGATGGTGACATTGAGTTTTTTCATCGCGAAATCCTTGGGTTGCACAGCCGCGCAGGGTAACCGGTTTTGATGGCGCGGCTGCGGCGCTATGCCCCTGCCATGGGCACCGAGCGCACGCCAAAGCTCTCGCTGCCATGCGCCCAGGCCAGCAGCCGGTCGATGTTGGGGTGTTTGCCGGGGAAGGCCCGCGCATCTTCCACATGCTCGGCATACCACTCGAGCCCCAGCGCAGCCGCCGCCGGCGTGATGCTGCCGCCATACAGGGCGGCCAGCGCGGCATACACCACCAGCGATCCCTTCTGCCCCGGCTTGTTCTCGATGGTGGCCAGCACCTGGCCGTCACCGCCCAGCAGGTGCAGGGCGGCAAGGTGGTTGGCGGGGGGAAGCTGCTGAAGCCGGTCTGCGAAGTTCATGGCGTTGCCTTGGTAAAAATTGCATGGCGGATTCAAGTACGAAGTGCAACGCAAGTAAACCGAGTTGGGCCAAGAGTGCATAGGATGCATTTTTGTGACCAGCCAGTCCCAAACGTTGCACCATGACCTATACCCACTTGACCCGAGAAGAACGATACCAAATCCACGCACTGCGTCGTCAAAGCATAAGCCCGGCAGTGATAGCCGCACAGCTCAATCGAAGCCGCTCGACCATCACCCGCGAGCTCAATCGCAACGCTGGAGCCCAAGGCTACAAACCCGCCCGCGCTCATGAGCGAGCCCGTGCCCGCCAAAGGGCACGGCGCAATGCACGCCAGTTCAATGTGCGGCAGTGGAGCCAGGTGCACAGCTATCTGCGCCTGGAGCTTTCTCCCGAGCAGGTCAGCGGACGGCTGCGGCTGGAGGGCGTGCTGACCATCAGCCACGAATGCATCTACCAGCACATCTATGACGACAAACGCAAAGGCGGTGAGCTGATCAAACACCTGCGCTGCCAGAAGGTGCGACGCAAGCGCTACGGCAGCGGACAAGAGCGGCGCGGCACACTCAAAGATCGGCTCTGCATAGAGCAGCGCCCCGCCATCGTTGACGCACGCAGCCGCATGGGTGACTGGGAGGGTGACACCGTGGTCGGCAAGGGCCACCAAGGGGTACTGGTGACCTTGGTGGAGCGCAAGTCCCGCTACACACTGGCGCAGCAACTGGACTCGCGCCACAGCGCAGGGGTGACCGAGGCTGTGATCGCACTGCTGCGACCTCACAAACACTTGTGCGAAACGATCACGTTCGACAATGGCAAGGAGTTTGCTGAGCATGCATTCATCGCCGCCAGTCTGGGGGCAGATGTGTACTTCGCGCATCCCTACCACTCATGGGAGCGTGGGCTCAACGAGAACACCAATGGCCTGTTGCGCCAGTACTTCCCCAAGTGCACCAACCTGCGCCGGGTCTCGCAGCACGAAGTTGACGATGCGCTCTACCGGCTCAACCACCGACCCCGCAAGTGCCTCAACTACCGCACTCCCCACGAGGTGTTCATGGGCTTGGAGATTCGTCCGTTACACTGAAATTCGGTGCACTTTGTAGTTGAATCTGCGCATCAAATTGCCGTCTGGCGCTTGATAGGCAAGCGCCAACAGCTATGAATATAGGAGTAATAACTCCTTGCAGGGTATGTCTGCGCATCACGCCTGCCACACCCCAAACCCTGCCGAGCGCAGGTCGATACCGATCTCGATCTCGCGGTCCACCGCCTCTTCGTAGGGCATGGGGTTGAAGCCCTCGTACAGGTCGGGCAGCAGGCGCAGGCCGTATTGCGTCACAAACCGGTTGGCCTGGATGCCCGCCTTGTGCTTGTCAAACCGCACGTCCGGGTCGAGCCCCGTCATGCCAACGTACACGCAGGGCTTGCCGTCGATGTAGCCGGGGTTGCACCGGCGAAAGCGCGGCTCCAGCAGCACGTCTTTGGAGAGCTCGACCACGTAGACATGGTGGTGGGGCTTGCGGCGCGGCATGGTGGCGGGGCGGGGCTATCCGTGCGTTGGCTCACTCGTCTGCGTCCGCCTGGCCGTCATCGCGCAGGCGGCGGTCGAGCTTGCTGCGCAGCGATTCGGCTTCCTGCAGGAACTGCTCCACCGGCACGGCCGGTGCCACGCGCAGCATTGGCGGGAACATGCTGCTTGAGTACAGCGTCTTGGACAGGCGCATGTTGTTCAGCCACTGCGCGCCCAGCCACGCCGGTACGCCCAATGCCACCACGGCCGCCACCACCCAGGCCAGGCCGATGCGGCGGCGCGGCAGCAGGGTGGCCAGGTGGGCATACAGCGCCCCGGCCAGCACCAGCACGATCAGCAGATAGGCGAACCGGGCAAACACTTCCAGCGAGAAAGCAAATGCCGTCAGGTGCGCCACCAGGTGCACGGCGTCCACCGCCAGGGCCGCAACGCAGGCAATGCGCACATGGCGCCAGAACTGCAGGCGCCCTGCAAACACCTTGTTGGCCGCTGCCCACGCGCCCGACCAGGCCGTCAGCACCACCACCAGCGTGAGCAGCACACCCGGCACGGCCTTCAGGTATTGCAGGGTGTCGCGTGCATCCAGCCACGACTCGCCCAGCCCGGCCAGCAGCACCAGCACCACCAGCGCGGCCGTCGTGCCCAGCGTGCGCCACGGGAACTGCGGCAGCGGCTGCTCCTGGGCAATCGGCGTGTCGGCCAGGCGCAGCGTGATGTGGGTGTGGCCGAGGTCAATGGGCGTGCCATCGGGCCAGTCAAAACGCTCGCCCTGGCCGTGGTGCCTGCGCTGCAGGCGCGCACCGTTGCGGGTCTCCAGCACCTGCACCTGCACCGTGCGCGGGGCCTCCACGGCGCGGTCGATGCGCAGGTGGGTGGGCGCAACACAGGGGTCGTCCAGCACCAGATCGCAGTCCAGCGCCCGCCCCACCGTCACGGGCCAGCGGGTGATGGGCGCACGCGCCAGCAGGGCGCCGTGGCGGTCAAAGGCTTCGATCAGTCCAAGGGTCGACATCGTCATGGCGCGGCCTCCCAGCGGAACGCCTTCAGGTAGTGGCTGGCCAGCTTCATGCCGTTGTCGAACGAGACACCCTGCACATCCAGGCGGCCCAGCATGCCCTGCGTGGGCTGGTTGACCGAGGCGGCCAGCACCGTCATGTTGTACAGGCCGGTCAGCTTGCGGTAGGCCGACAGGCAGACCACCGCACGCAGCGGCAGGCTGCCCGTGTCGATATAGCGCTCGCTGCACTCCACGGCCGTCTGGTGGCGGTTGCCGCGGATCTGCAGCCGCTCATTGGCAAAGCTTTGCGAAAACATCCGCGCAAAGCGCGCAGCGCCCAGGGTGGGGGCGTTGTAGGCCTCATAGCCCAGCCGCACCGCGCCGGTGGTGAAGTCGCCGGCCACCACATCGCTGTCGGCCTGGCACTGCGTGCGCTCCAGGTTCAGCGCGGGGAACGCAGGGTCGCGCCCCGATCCCCAGCACCGCGCCAGCGCATCGTCGGGCACGGGCACGCGGTAGTTGCCATGGCGCTGCTCGCGAAATGGCGCTTTCAGGAACCGGTCGGTCAGCAGTTGCTGGTGCTCCATCAGCTGCCGCGTCATCTCGGCATGCGCGGGCTGGGTGATGGGCTGGGCATTGGCTGCACGCTGCACCAGCGCCTGCGCAAACTCGGCCGGGATCAAAAAGCTCACCTGCTCGCCATCGAGCCGCTTGGCCACGTTCACGCCCAGCACCCGGCCCGCATCGTCCACCGCCGGGCCGCCGCTCATGCCGGGGTTCAGCGTGCCGCCAAAAAATATGCGCGGGTAAAAGCTGCGCTTGACCAGCCCGTTGTAGGTGCCCTCGGTCACCGCAAAGCCAATGTCCAGCGGGTTGCCCAGCGAGTAGATGCGCTCGCCCTGCGCCAGCGTGTCAGCTGCGGGGCGAAAGCCCAGCACCGGCGCGGCAGCCGTGCGGCCCTTGGCGCGCAGCACGGCCAGGTCGCGCTGCACATCAAACGCCAGCAGCTCCACCTCGCCCTCCTGGCCCTCCATCGTCACGTACACGCCCCGGTAGCGCTCGGGCTCCAGCGCCAGCTGGCTGGCCACGTGGAAGTTGGTCACGATCAACCCGTCGGCCGACACAAAAAAGCCCGAGCCAATCGACGCCTGCGTGTTGGCATTGCGCAGCAGCGTGCGGATCTGCACCAGCTTGTCGCGCGACAGCTCGTAGATGCGCCGGGCATCGCGCGACAGCAGCGCCACATCGGGCGCTGCTGCGGGTGCCTGCGGCGGCGCGGCGCCGCCGCCGGGTGCGGCTGGCGCCAGTTCTGCGGGGGGCGCTGCAGGCGATGCAACGGGGGGCTGGGGCGCATTCTGCGCATGCGCCAGGGCGCAGAGCAGCAAAACGAAGGGAAGGGCGGCAAACCGCAACGGCCGGGGCAATGAAAAGGGCATCGCGGTATTCTATGAACGCTCTGCCCCCTCGCCAGGTACGGCCCGGGCATCACCCCAACGCCCCAACACCCATGCAAGAAACCCATCCCTATCCCATCGGCACCCCCGGCCAACCCTGGGGCGCCGCAGAACGCGACCAGTGGCGCGCGCGCCAGTTGCGCCAGCGCAGCTACGCCGACGACGTGCTCGCCGCCGTGGAGGCACTGCGGGGCCGGTGGGATGTAGAGCTGTATGGCGATGTGGTGTATGCCGACGCCCAGCACCCGGCCGAGCGTTTTCCCCTGCGGGCCCTGCGCAGCCGCAACTGGCAGCACGGCCTGCCCAGCGTGCTCATCACCGGCGGCGTCCACGGCTACGAAACCAGCGGCGTGCACGGCGCGCTGCGGTTTGCCGACACGCATGCCGAGCACTTTGCGGGCCGTGCCAACCTGCTGGTGGTGCCCTGCGTCAGCCCATGGGCCTACGAGCGGTTTCA from Acidovorax sp. FHTAMBA carries:
- a CDS encoding LysR substrate-binding domain-containing protein; translation: MEIRQLRYFLDIAETEHLTQSAQNLFVTQSTLSHGLRQLEEELGVQLFVRLGRGLRLSQAGMEFRAYASRALQEVEAGRMALADLTGLRSGTLTVGVIPTFLDTLVPSAVAAFHRKYPGVNVVVRNLLAGPVEEQLVAGQIDVGISFHPTERQEIENEHLFSERMQLVVQRGHPLARRRSMALQALSTVPLAMLPRAFATRRLIDDALRDAGAVPSVRVEMESVEALIDACRWGDLASIVPERAARRATDLQVIGLHSQQIVRQAGILWRRGASRSTAALEFAALLKTKV
- a CDS encoding alpha/beta fold hydrolase, translating into MSSLHFVQQGQGPVIVLSHALGCDLQMWDGVAAALQNRYTVLRYDARGHGRSPALTSPFSMDDLADDAAALIRQQAQGPVHFVGLSMGGMAAQALAARHPDVVRSITVANSASHYDDAARAGWQTRIDTVRAQGMEAIADGALQRWFTPEFRADAQGSVLVAALRAVLVGTAAAPYVQACAAVAAISLDAGNRRITCPTLVIAGSRDEATPLAMSEAIAQGIAGAQLQSLPAAHLSAVEQPAEFAALVHGFIRQL
- a CDS encoding pseudouridine synthase; translated protein: MTPRLIRFNKPYGVLSQFTAEGKWQGLKDYIDLPGVYVAGRLDADSEGLLLLTSDGPLQARIADPRFKMEKTYWVQVEGIPDEAALAALRSGVVLNDGPTLPARARLLEPAPAVWERTPPIRERKAIPTAWIELVIREGRNRQVRRTTAAVGHPTLRLIRAAVGPYSLQGLAPGQWSPVAPTA
- the gltS gene encoding sodium/glutamate symporter codes for the protein MVTIELDIAQTIGIAAVLLVVGEAIKKRVGVLSRYFIPGPIIGGLVFSLIALFGHQAGLFAFSFYDNMRAFLLLVFFTTIGFSASFELLKKGGVGVALFLAAAVGLVVLQNLLGAGLATVLGVHPLIGVAAGSVSLTGGHGTSAAFGPLMEQAGAAGALPAAIAAATYGLVAGCVIGGPLGTLLMRRHGLYAPGVDGVKQTAVGTGALAAPMPSTAPLARAGSNDTVMYASILIAVSIGAGTVLVNWLKGLGITLPSYLGPMLVAALVRNIIDWRNGALPLRQFEVVGNVSLAFFLAMALMSMKLWELAEVAGPLLVILVAQTVLMFGFAYFVTFRLMGRDYDAAVIAAGHCGFGMGATPNAMANMQAFTAVNGPSVKAFFVIPLVGSLFIDFFNAVTITGFVNYLK
- a CDS encoding peptidoglycan DD-metalloendopeptidase family protein, encoding MPAISPTPTSVTATPATATAISRRTAVLGAAALLVLPSSHARDGTPPPAGASVWPQPLAVPGGVARLSLGPAPTRPAAHVRQGGADVPLLVTGDMIEWTAVVGIPLAAVPGTAHITVGQASGGTRQELPYTVAAKRYQEQHLKVSPRTVDLSAEDQARFERERDHQAVVMATFTEQPAGVALPSLRMRVPVPGRRSSSFGLRRVFNGQPRNPHSGMDIAAATGTPIVAPLPGKVIDVGDYFFNGGTVWLDHGQGLLSMYCHLSSMDVGVGDVLQAGDAFCKVGATGRVTGPHLHWGVMLNRTMVDPALFL
- a CDS encoding phospholipase D-like domain-containing protein; the encoded protein is MLTILLTALATGALVLLALNFTAGEKKVQQQLPRLYSTASPQFERALGSLLGPGIVGGNQVTELLNGDQIFPPMLAAIKAAQKSVTFETYIYWSGDIGKAFADALSERARAGVPVHVLLDWVGSSKMEESYLTEMREAGVQIEKFHKPHWYNLARMNNRTHRKLLVVDGQVGFTGGVGIAPEWTGNATDPKHWRDSHYLVRGPAVAQMQATFLDNWLKVTGKVLHGEAYFPAIAPAGTQRAQMFSSSPSSGSESMQLMYHLAITAAERSIDLSVAYFVPDELTLKLLMDALARGVRVRMVTPGEHTDTETVKAASRATWGGLLQAGAEIYEFEPTMYHCKVMIVDQLLVSVGSTNFDNRSFRLNDEANLNVYDAAFAQRQTAVFEDDIQRSRRMTYEAWLNRPLREKAHEKLTGWLRSQL
- a CDS encoding DUF2322 family protein, with the translated sequence MNFADRLQQLPPANHLAALHLLGGDGQVLATIENKPGQKGSLVVYAALAALYGGSITPAAAALGLEWYAEHVEDARAFPGKHPNIDRLLAWAHGSESFGVRSVPMAGA
- a CDS encoding IS30 family transposase is translated as MTYTHLTREERYQIHALRRQSISPAVIAAQLNRSRSTITRELNRNAGAQGYKPARAHERARARQRARRNARQFNVRQWSQVHSYLRLELSPEQVSGRLRLEGVLTISHECIYQHIYDDKRKGGELIKHLRCQKVRRKRYGSGQERRGTLKDRLCIEQRPAIVDARSRMGDWEGDTVVGKGHQGVLVTLVERKSRYTLAQQLDSRHSAGVTEAVIALLRPHKHLCETITFDNGKEFAEHAFIAASLGADVYFAHPYHSWERGLNENTNGLLRQYFPKCTNLRRVSQHEVDDALYRLNHRPRKCLNYRTPHEVFMGLEIRPLH
- a CDS encoding FHA domain-containing protein gives rise to the protein MTMSTLGLIEAFDRHGALLARAPITRWPVTVGRALDCDLVLDDPCVAPTHLRIDRAVEAPRTVQVQVLETRNGARLQRRHHGQGERFDWPDGTPIDLGHTHITLRLADTPIAQEQPLPQFPWRTLGTTAALVVLVLLAGLGESWLDARDTLQYLKAVPGVLLTLVVVLTAWSGAWAAANKVFAGRLQFWRHVRIACVAALAVDAVHLVAHLTAFAFSLEVFARFAYLLIVLVLAGALYAHLATLLPRRRIGLAWVVAAVVALGVPAWLGAQWLNNMRLSKTLYSSSMFPPMLRVAPAVPVEQFLQEAESLRSKLDRRLRDDGQADADE
- a CDS encoding serine protease, which gives rise to MPFSLPRPLRFAALPFVLLLCALAHAQNAPQPPVASPAAPPAELAPAAPGGGAAPPQAPAAAPDVALLSRDARRIYELSRDKLVQIRTLLRNANTQASIGSGFFVSADGLIVTNFHVASQLALEPERYRGVYVTMEGQEGEVELLAFDVQRDLAVLRAKGRTAAAPVLGFRPAADTLAQGERIYSLGNPLDIGFAVTEGTYNGLVKRSFYPRIFFGGTLNPGMSGGPAVDDAGRVLGVNVAKRLDGEQVSFLIPAEFAQALVQRAANAQPITQPAHAEMTRQLMEHQQLLTDRFLKAPFREQRHGNYRVPVPDDALARCWGSGRDPAFPALNLERTQCQADSDVVAGDFTTGAVRLGYEAYNAPTLGAARFARMFSQSFANERLQIRGNRHQTAVECSERYIDTGSLPLRAVVCLSAYRKLTGLYNMTVLAASVNQPTQGMLGRLDVQGVSFDNGMKLASHYLKAFRWEAAP